In Drosophila nasuta strain 15112-1781.00 chromosome 2R, ASM2355853v1, whole genome shotgun sequence, a single genomic region encodes these proteins:
- the LOC132784713 gene encoding serine/threonine-protein kinase prpf4B isoform X3 has protein sequence MATFLSRFHREKSEKILPSSMNGEANNNSSNIKKTADTMEAAASASASTAAAATTTTTPAAQPRPQRRYMRSATAASVTQLLSESCNSLLQRFRRNPSERPDNKQQQQQQLQQQQRNRAPAIAEDSAGSNNKNKSRSSSKTPTNENCNNNNNNLNSSSSNNKNDKRKGSLSKQHKRRRSSEKSSSGRRRPEAEKERDRDRERERDPNAMSDRHRRYYAGGGLGYHPISSNVTGTGVSSSSAALMGRYQKSSTTANALDRLRTHLSPVGSYYKPLIRGLGGGSRRDPDDRRELLLDKDKTPTLSAVSRLENKYSDILERTAGRRRHEEDRDKTLEPDDYGAVSSGLLRSATSHHLGKPKLSSSSFNAGDRKERTPYRTRAQRHRNMADSTDSGYLTTSGNRLLDDSYPLDYGNRYQANNDYHDALRAGGATGYPSSRYTRRGANEDSALNTQRLNRAYGRTKTDLLGTDSHIDESASSSSTRSRFANRRREPPPPAELTAEEREILADDRSSEDNAAILLLLREDNQFLEAKKFEERMRKRRELRERVKRMEEVAAEAKKTEAAMAAAAAEAEAAAVAAEIEAIDKATAAATAAAAAAAASNREAALKEEAPKKKSRSKKTAKPVIQDDADGHLIYHNGDILHHRYKIMATLGEGTFGRVVKVKDMERDFCMALKIIKNVEKYREAAKLEINALEKIAQKDPHGDHLCVKMIDWFDYHGHMCIVFEMLGLSVFDFLRENNYEPYSLDQVRHMAYQLCYSVKFLHDNRLTHTDLKPENILFVDSEYTSHYNHKINREVRRVKSTDVRLIDFGSATFDHEHHSTIVSTRHYRAPEVILELGWSQPCDVWSIGCILFELYLGITLFQTHDNREHLAMMERILGQIPYRMARNHTLYSKTKTKYFYHGKLDWDEKSSAGRYVRDHCKPLFLCQLNDSEDHCELFNLIKKMLEYEPSSRITLGEALRHPFFDRLPPHQRVGEMGSSKQPLSSGSSSRERSHSLSR, from the exons atggccACATTTTTAAGTCGATTTCATCGtgaaaaaagcgaaaagatTTTACCATCGTCTATGAACGGagaagcaaacaacaacagcagcaacattaaGAAAACAGCTGACACGATGGAGGCAGcagcctctgcctctgcctcaactgcagctgcagcgacaacaacaacgacgccGGCTGCACAGCCGCGTCCACAGAGACGCTACATGCGCAGCGCGACAGCAGCGAGTGTCACTCAGCTGCTCTCCGAAAGCTGCAACAGTTTGCTGCAACGCTTTCGACGCAATCCGAGCGAACGACCTGataacaaacagcaacaacagcagcagctacaacaacaacaacgcaatcG TGCGCCAGCCATAGCCGAGGATAGcgcaggcagcaacaacaagaacaaatcACGCAGTAGCTCTAAGACTCCAACGAATGAGAactgtaacaacaacaacaacaacctaAACAGCAgtagtagcaacaacaagaacgatAAGAGAAAAGGAAGTCTCAGCAAACAGCACAAACGTCGCCGAAGCTCAGAAAAGTCTTCAAGCGGGCGAAGACGTCCGGAAGCGGAAAAGGAAAGGGATCGAGATCGAGAACGGGAACGGGATCCGAACGCTATGAGCGATCGCCACAGACGTTATTATGCTGGCGGCGGGTTGGGCTATCATCCGATCAGCAGCAATGTTACTGGAACGGGGGTAAGCTCTAGTAGCGCCGCTCTCATGGGTCGCTATCAGAAGAGCTCCACAACGGCCAATGCGCTGGACAGGCTGCGCACCCATCTGAGTCCCGTGGGCAGCTACTATAAGCCACTGATACGAGGATTGGGAGGCGGCAGCAGGCGTGATCCAGACGAT CGTCGCGAACTGCTGCTCGACAAAGACAAGACGCCCACATTGTCAGCTGTCTCGCGGTTGGAGAACAAATACTCGGATATATTGGAACGCACCGCTGGACGTCGCCGCCATGAAGAGGATCGGGATAAGACTCTCGAACCTGATGACTACGGTGCTGTCTCCAGCGGACTTCTGCGCAGCGCCACCTCTCATCATCTGGGCAAACCTAAGCTATCGTCGAGCTCCTTCAATGCTGGCGATCGCAAGGAACGAACTCCCTACAGAACTCGCGCCCAACGCCATCGAAACATGGCTGACTCAACTGACAGCGGCTATCTAACGACCAGCGGCAATCGACTATTGGACGACAGTTATCCCCTGGACTATGGCAATCGTTATCAAGCAAACAACGACTACCACGATGCTTTGCGAGCAGGGGGAGCAACTGGCTACCCGTCGAGCCGATACACTCGGAGAGGGGCAAACGAAGACTCTGCGCTAAACACACAGCGTCTAAATCGAGCCTATGGGCGAACCAAGACCGATCTGCTGGGCACAGATTCGCACATTGATGAGAGTGCCAGTTCTTCTAGTACTCGCAGTCGATTCGCTAATCGCCGCAGAGAGCCGCCTCCTCCAGCGGAGTTGACAGCAGAGGAACGCGAAATTCTGGCCGACGACCGCTCGTCAGAGGATAATGCAGCCATCCTGTTGCTTCTGCGTGAGGACAATCAGTTCCTGGAGGCAAAGAAGTTTGAGGAACGCATGCGCAAGCGACGCGAGCTAAGGGAACGTGTGAAACGCATGGAAGAAGTGGCAGCAGAGGCGAAAAAGACTGAGGCAGCAAtggccgcagcagcagctgaagcagaagcagctgcagttgctgcagaGATTGAAGCAATTGATAaggcgacagcagcagccactgcagcagcagccgcagcagcagcttccaATCGAGAGGCTGCCCTCAAGGAGGAGGCGCCAAAGAAAAAGTCGCGCAGCAAAAAA ACAGCAAAGCCCGTCATTCAAGATGATGCTGATGGTCACTTAATTTACCACAACGGAGACATTCTCCATCACAGAT ATAAAATCATGGCCACCCTTGGTGAAGGTACTTTTGGGCGAGTTGTTAAGGTCAAAGACATGGAACG TGATTTTTGCATGGCCTTAAAAATCATTAAGAATGTTGAGAAATACCGCGAGGCTGCCAAACTGGAGATCAACGCCTTAGAGAAGATAGCACAGAAGGATCCTCATGGCGATCA TTTGTGCGTCAAAATGATTGACTGGTTTGATTATCATGGACATATGTGCATTGTTTTTGAAATGCTGGGTCTTagtgttttcgattttttg CGCGAGAACAACTACGAACCGTATTCTCTGGATCAAGTGCGTCACATGGCTTATCAATTATGCTACTCTGTGAAGTTTCTACATGACAATCGTTTAACGCACACAGATCTCAAACCTGAGAATATTCTTTTTGTAGATTCTGAATATACTTCTCACTACAATCATAAAATT AATCGTGAGGTGCGCCGCGTCAAAAGTACAGATGTACGTTTAATTGACTTTGGATCTGCCACTTTCGACCACGAACATCATAGCACAATTGTGTCCACCCGGCATTATCGTGCTCCCGAGGTGATATTGGAATTGGGCTGGTCGCAGCCCTGCGACGTTTGGTCTATCGG GTGTATCTTGTTTGAGTTATATTTGGGCATCACATTATTCCAGACGCATGACAATCGTGAACATTTGGCTATGATGGAGCGTATCCTTGGACAAATACCTTATCGCATGGCACG CAATCACACTCTTTATAGCAAAACCAAGACAAAGTACTTCTATCATGGTAAGTTAGATTGGGACGAGAAGTCCAGTGCTGGGCGTTATGTGCGAGATCACTGCAAGCCGTTGTTCCTCTGTCAACTGAACGATAGCGAGGATCACTGCGAACTGTTTAACTTAATCAAGAAAATGCTGGAATACGAGCCGTCGTCGCGTATCACGTTAG GTGAGGCCCTGAGACACCCGTTCTTCGACAGACTACCACCGCATCAGCGTGTTGGCGAAATgggcagcagcaagcaaccaCTGTCATCCGGCAGCAGTAGCCGCGAGCGGTCGCACAGCTTGTCCAGATGA
- the LOC132784713 gene encoding serine-rich adhesin for platelets isoform X2 gives MATFLSRFHREKSEKILPSSMNGEANNNSSNIKKTADTMEAAASASASTAAAATTTTTPAAQPRPQRRYMRSATAASVTQLLSESCNSLLQRFRRNPSERPDNKQQQQQQLQQQQRNRAPAIAEDSAGSNNKNKSRSSSKTPTNENCNNNNNNLNSSSSNNKNDKRKGSLSKQHKRRRSSEKSSSGRRRPEAEKERDRDRERERDPNAMSDRHRRYYAGGGLGYHPISSNVTGTGVSSSSAALMGRYQKSSTTANALDRLRTHLSPVGSYYKPLIRGLGGGSRRDPDDRRELLLDKDKTPTLSAVSRLENKYSDILERTAGRRRHEEDRDKTLEPDDYGAVSSGLLRSATSHHLGKPKLSSSSFNAGDRKERTPYRTRAQRHRNMADSTDSGYLTTSGNRLLDDSYPLDYGNRYQANNDYHDALRAGGATGYPSSRYTRRGANEDSALNTQRLNRAYGRTKTDLLGTDSHIDESASSSSTRSRFANRRREPPPPAELTAEEREILADDRSSEDNAAILLLLREDNQFLEAKKFEERMRKRRELRERVKRMEEVAAEAKKTEAAMAAAAAEAEAAAVAAEIEAIDKATAAATAAAAAAAASNREAALKEEAPKKKSRSKKVTNDDSDTSSSSSSESSSDEADSGLRPDVQLTNTKSTPTSAQDDSDSQPHTSSLKDAHPTTTTNSTKNTTSTSSSNTSTPSIPSALSNLSLQDTAATAIGAGSGSSSSSSANKSRFLLHSDRNNNSSNNTDLSKYRPSNLLHSSSSGALAFGGIGARLAAADTRRHQAQQQRYQGASSRTAAVLSEFDRYKPGATGSNYLNDVYSASNRRSNAQGSSLYQRQQPLDTYQQQQHQHQHQSSHYLQQQDHYLLSKSATSSALFHRSRIPKTLSTFTAKPVIQDDADGHLIYHNGDILHHRYKIMATLGEGTFGRVVKVKDMERDFCMALKIIKNVEKYREAAKLEINALEKIAQKDPHGDHLCVKMIDWFDYHGHMCIVFEMLGLSVFDFLRENNYEPYSLDQVRHMAYQLCYSVKFLHDNRLTHTDLKPENILFVDSEYTSHYNHKINREVRRVKSTDVRLIDFGSATFDHEHHSTIVSTRHYRAPEVILELGWSQPCDVWSIGCILFELYLGITLFQTHDNREHLAMMERILGQIPYRMARNHTLYSKTKTKYFYHGKLDWDEKSSAGRYVRDHCKPLFLCQLNDSEDHCELFNLIKKMLEYEPSSRITLGEALRHPFFDRLPPHQRVGEMGSSKQPLSSGSSSRERSHSLSR, from the exons atggccACATTTTTAAGTCGATTTCATCGtgaaaaaagcgaaaagatTTTACCATCGTCTATGAACGGagaagcaaacaacaacagcagcaacattaaGAAAACAGCTGACACGATGGAGGCAGcagcctctgcctctgcctcaactgcagctgcagcgacaacaacaacgacgccGGCTGCACAGCCGCGTCCACAGAGACGCTACATGCGCAGCGCGACAGCAGCGAGTGTCACTCAGCTGCTCTCCGAAAGCTGCAACAGTTTGCTGCAACGCTTTCGACGCAATCCGAGCGAACGACCTGataacaaacagcaacaacagcagcagctacaacaacaacaacgcaatcG TGCGCCAGCCATAGCCGAGGATAGcgcaggcagcaacaacaagaacaaatcACGCAGTAGCTCTAAGACTCCAACGAATGAGAactgtaacaacaacaacaacaacctaAACAGCAgtagtagcaacaacaagaacgatAAGAGAAAAGGAAGTCTCAGCAAACAGCACAAACGTCGCCGAAGCTCAGAAAAGTCTTCAAGCGGGCGAAGACGTCCGGAAGCGGAAAAGGAAAGGGATCGAGATCGAGAACGGGAACGGGATCCGAACGCTATGAGCGATCGCCACAGACGTTATTATGCTGGCGGCGGGTTGGGCTATCATCCGATCAGCAGCAATGTTACTGGAACGGGGGTAAGCTCTAGTAGCGCCGCTCTCATGGGTCGCTATCAGAAGAGCTCCACAACGGCCAATGCGCTGGACAGGCTGCGCACCCATCTGAGTCCCGTGGGCAGCTACTATAAGCCACTGATACGAGGATTGGGAGGCGGCAGCAGGCGTGATCCAGACGAT CGTCGCGAACTGCTGCTCGACAAAGACAAGACGCCCACATTGTCAGCTGTCTCGCGGTTGGAGAACAAATACTCGGATATATTGGAACGCACCGCTGGACGTCGCCGCCATGAAGAGGATCGGGATAAGACTCTCGAACCTGATGACTACGGTGCTGTCTCCAGCGGACTTCTGCGCAGCGCCACCTCTCATCATCTGGGCAAACCTAAGCTATCGTCGAGCTCCTTCAATGCTGGCGATCGCAAGGAACGAACTCCCTACAGAACTCGCGCCCAACGCCATCGAAACATGGCTGACTCAACTGACAGCGGCTATCTAACGACCAGCGGCAATCGACTATTGGACGACAGTTATCCCCTGGACTATGGCAATCGTTATCAAGCAAACAACGACTACCACGATGCTTTGCGAGCAGGGGGAGCAACTGGCTACCCGTCGAGCCGATACACTCGGAGAGGGGCAAACGAAGACTCTGCGCTAAACACACAGCGTCTAAATCGAGCCTATGGGCGAACCAAGACCGATCTGCTGGGCACAGATTCGCACATTGATGAGAGTGCCAGTTCTTCTAGTACTCGCAGTCGATTCGCTAATCGCCGCAGAGAGCCGCCTCCTCCAGCGGAGTTGACAGCAGAGGAACGCGAAATTCTGGCCGACGACCGCTCGTCAGAGGATAATGCAGCCATCCTGTTGCTTCTGCGTGAGGACAATCAGTTCCTGGAGGCAAAGAAGTTTGAGGAACGCATGCGCAAGCGACGCGAGCTAAGGGAACGTGTGAAACGCATGGAAGAAGTGGCAGCAGAGGCGAAAAAGACTGAGGCAGCAAtggccgcagcagcagctgaagcagaagcagctgcagttgctgcagaGATTGAAGCAATTGATAaggcgacagcagcagccactgcagcagcagccgcagcagcagcttccaATCGAGAGGCTGCCCTCAAGGAGGAGGCGCCAAAGAAAAAGTCGCGCAGCAAAAAAGTAACTAACGATGATAGCGATACAAGCAGCTCATCCTCGTCAGAGAGTAGCTCCGACGAAGCGGATAGCGGCCTCAGGCCTGATGTCCAACTAACAAACACGAAGAGCACACCAACATCAGCACAAGACGATTCAGACAGTCAACCTCATACAAGCTCTCTCAAAGATGCacacccaacaacaaccacaaacaGTACCAAGAACACGACCTCGACCTCTTCATCCAATACTAGCACCCCCAGCATCCCCTCTGCTCTCTCTAACCTCTCTCTACAAGACACGGCAGCGACAGCCATCGGCgcaggcagcggcagcagtagcagcagcagtgccAACAAGAGTCGTTTTCTGCTCCACTCAgatcgcaacaacaacagcagcaataacactGATCTGTCCAAATATCGACCCAGCAACTTATTGCACTCCTCGAGCTCAGGCGCCCTTGCCTTTGGAGGCATTGGGGCGCGCTTGGCTGCGGCGGATACGCGTCGTCATCaggcacagcagcagcgctaTCAGGGAGCCAGCTCCCGGACAGCTGCTGTGCTAAGTGAATTTGATCGCTACAAACCCGGGGCGACCGGATCAAACTACCTGAACGATGTCTACAGTGCAAGTAATCGACGCTCCAATGCCCAGGGCAGCTCACTCTACCAGCGCCAGCAGCCCCTTGATACgtatcagcagcaacaacatcaacatcagcatcagtcGTCGCATTATCTACAGCAGCAAGATCACTACCTGCTGTCCAAGAGTGCCACCTCATCGGCATTGTTCCATAGGTCTCGCATTCCAAAGACACTCTCGACCTTT ACAGCAAAGCCCGTCATTCAAGATGATGCTGATGGTCACTTAATTTACCACAACGGAGACATTCTCCATCACAGAT ATAAAATCATGGCCACCCTTGGTGAAGGTACTTTTGGGCGAGTTGTTAAGGTCAAAGACATGGAACG TGATTTTTGCATGGCCTTAAAAATCATTAAGAATGTTGAGAAATACCGCGAGGCTGCCAAACTGGAGATCAACGCCTTAGAGAAGATAGCACAGAAGGATCCTCATGGCGATCA TTTGTGCGTCAAAATGATTGACTGGTTTGATTATCATGGACATATGTGCATTGTTTTTGAAATGCTGGGTCTTagtgttttcgattttttg CGCGAGAACAACTACGAACCGTATTCTCTGGATCAAGTGCGTCACATGGCTTATCAATTATGCTACTCTGTGAAGTTTCTACATGACAATCGTTTAACGCACACAGATCTCAAACCTGAGAATATTCTTTTTGTAGATTCTGAATATACTTCTCACTACAATCATAAAATT AATCGTGAGGTGCGCCGCGTCAAAAGTACAGATGTACGTTTAATTGACTTTGGATCTGCCACTTTCGACCACGAACATCATAGCACAATTGTGTCCACCCGGCATTATCGTGCTCCCGAGGTGATATTGGAATTGGGCTGGTCGCAGCCCTGCGACGTTTGGTCTATCGG GTGTATCTTGTTTGAGTTATATTTGGGCATCACATTATTCCAGACGCATGACAATCGTGAACATTTGGCTATGATGGAGCGTATCCTTGGACAAATACCTTATCGCATGGCACG CAATCACACTCTTTATAGCAAAACCAAGACAAAGTACTTCTATCATGGTAAGTTAGATTGGGACGAGAAGTCCAGTGCTGGGCGTTATGTGCGAGATCACTGCAAGCCGTTGTTCCTCTGTCAACTGAACGATAGCGAGGATCACTGCGAACTGTTTAACTTAATCAAGAAAATGCTGGAATACGAGCCGTCGTCGCGTATCACGTTAG GTGAGGCCCTGAGACACCCGTTCTTCGACAGACTACCACCGCATCAGCGTGTTGGCGAAATgggcagcagcaagcaaccaCTGTCATCCGGCAGCAGTAGCCGCGAGCGGTCGCACAGCTTGTCCAGATGA